The following coding sequences lie in one Mycobacterium sp. DL440 genomic window:
- a CDS encoding carotenoid oxygenase family protein — MTSVDNDPIQTYAPLYDEYDYTIEDVTGELPAELRGTVYRNGPGKMEAGGTPLGHIFDGDGMLTMYSMSDGKVHFRNRFIQTKHYQRSIVSEGAPFRALGTMRDGGPLANALRFPTNVANTAVVMNAGKLLALWEGGRPTELDPDTLRTKGEYNYGGELKWLGAFSAHPKWDWETGEMFNFGMAMAPVPKLICYRVNRSGKMNKLGHVNLPGPMFNHDMGLTNRYLVFVIPPLVFPLKKFFGAAFGLLNYIDAIEYDASLGTTIALVPRDGGKVRIFHTDPMLHLHFANAYDDENGDVVVDVLNYHATWEQLNGQLAGVETLMETSTMPFGGLPTRVRISGSGNVTIDEFSGVHGEFPMINVFKMAKPNRYFYMSAATGGSLYPNALAKIDNETGKETQFQFPDGELPHEAVFAARPDATDEDDGWLIGPVLDAVNNTAKLEVFDAKDIEAGPVYVGRLRHHLPLSFHGCYTPRIAQPHGSSATR, encoded by the coding sequence ATGACCAGCGTCGACAACGATCCCATCCAGACCTACGCGCCGCTCTACGACGAGTATGACTACACGATCGAGGATGTGACCGGCGAGTTACCCGCCGAGCTCCGAGGGACGGTGTACCGCAACGGCCCCGGGAAGATGGAGGCCGGCGGGACCCCGCTCGGCCACATCTTCGACGGCGACGGCATGCTCACGATGTACTCGATGTCCGACGGCAAGGTTCACTTCCGCAACAGATTCATCCAGACCAAGCACTACCAGCGTTCGATCGTCTCCGAAGGCGCGCCGTTTCGCGCACTGGGCACCATGCGCGACGGCGGCCCGCTGGCCAATGCGTTGCGATTTCCCACCAATGTCGCCAACACCGCCGTCGTGATGAACGCCGGGAAGCTGCTTGCTCTGTGGGAGGGCGGGCGGCCCACCGAGCTCGACCCCGACACCTTGCGTACCAAGGGTGAGTACAACTACGGCGGTGAGCTCAAATGGTTGGGTGCGTTCTCGGCACATCCCAAGTGGGATTGGGAGACGGGCGAGATGTTCAACTTCGGAATGGCGATGGCGCCCGTCCCGAAACTGATCTGCTACCGGGTGAACCGGAGCGGCAAGATGAACAAGCTCGGTCACGTCAATCTGCCCGGGCCGATGTTCAATCACGACATGGGCCTGACCAATCGCTACCTGGTCTTCGTGATCCCGCCGCTGGTGTTCCCGCTCAAGAAGTTCTTCGGTGCGGCGTTTGGATTGCTCAACTACATCGACGCCATCGAATACGACGCATCGCTGGGCACCACGATCGCGTTGGTGCCGCGCGATGGCGGCAAAGTGCGGATCTTCCACACCGACCCGATGTTGCATCTGCATTTCGCCAACGCCTACGACGACGAGAACGGCGACGTCGTGGTGGACGTGCTGAACTACCACGCCACCTGGGAACAACTCAACGGACAGCTGGCCGGAGTCGAGACCCTGATGGAAACCTCGACCATGCCCTTTGGCGGGCTGCCGACCCGGGTCCGGATCTCCGGATCAGGGAACGTCACGATCGACGAGTTCTCCGGTGTGCACGGTGAATTCCCGATGATCAACGTCTTCAAGATGGCCAAGCCAAACCGCTACTTCTACATGTCAGCCGCAACCGGCGGCAGCCTCTATCCGAACGCGCTGGCCAAGATCGACAACGAAACGGGCAAGGAAACCCAGTTCCAGTTCCCCGACGGAGAACTTCCCCACGAAGCGGTCTTCGCGGCCCGCCCGGACGCCACTGACGAGGACGACGGCTGGCTGATCGGGCCGGTGCTGGACGCAGTCAACAACACCGCCAAACTGGAGGTGTTCGACGCCAAGGACATCGAAGCCGGGCCTGTCTACGTCGGCCGGCTGCGCCATCACCTGCCGCTGAGCTTCCACGGTTGCTACACCCCGCGGATCGCCCAGCCGCACGGATCATCGGCTACCCGGTGA
- a CDS encoding DUF3329 domain-containing protein, giving the protein MTSTKLAERLDSEATDLEEAAADPVEADADDSPGRSPEESEPVVPQTKWRLRLLAGAIAVLLPTLAGIGGYFGWHYIKDRQVANAAAAALNTANSYAVTLTSVDTNNLDANFAAVLDGSTGEFHGMYAKSSSELRKLLIDHKATGHGVVVDSAVKSANTNEVVVLLFVDQTVTNTEVPDPRVDRSRMVMTMQNVDGGWKAAKVDLP; this is encoded by the coding sequence ATGACAAGCACCAAACTGGCTGAACGTCTCGACAGCGAGGCCACCGACCTCGAGGAGGCCGCAGCGGACCCGGTAGAAGCCGACGCGGACGACTCGCCAGGCCGCTCTCCCGAAGAATCGGAACCTGTTGTTCCTCAGACCAAATGGCGGCTCCGGCTGCTCGCCGGAGCGATCGCGGTCCTGTTGCCGACGCTTGCCGGAATCGGCGGGTACTTCGGCTGGCACTACATCAAAGACCGGCAGGTCGCGAATGCCGCTGCGGCCGCCCTGAACACGGCCAACTCCTATGCGGTGACGCTGACGTCGGTGGACACGAACAACCTGGATGCGAACTTCGCCGCTGTACTCGACGGCTCCACCGGCGAATTCCACGGCATGTACGCCAAATCCAGCAGCGAGCTGCGCAAGTTGTTGATCGACCACAAGGCGACCGGCCACGGCGTCGTCGTCGACTCCGCGGTCAAGTCGGCCAACACCAACGAAGTGGTGGTGCTCCTGTTCGTGGACCAAACGGTGACCAACACCGAGGTTCCGGACCCTCGGGTGGATCGCAGCCGCATGGTCATGACCATGCAGAACGTCGACGGCGGATGGAAGGCCGCCAAGGTGGATCTCCCGTGA
- a CDS encoding MlaD family protein, which translates to MNLRSVLNPLSTMVIRVVRVATTRRLMLSVVGQLLLVVLGVAYLAFGALRADPFDRQITVKVDLAESGGLLPGQDVTVRGIPVGRVKSVDMSANGVVATAMIDHNARIPQVDTAVRVSGLSPAGEQYLDFAPQQTDGPFLSDGAVIDRSQTEIPVPLWRLLTNVDGVLAQADPEQIRSVIDELGVSEQGPEKLRALFNGSALLLNTLDGVLPQTMTLLRSSRTMFKILDDSSGGLTALSHNLDGTLSGIGQKDAGIRTLLDKTPDLLKTVDSVIDNNSPTMVQLLGDLTTVAQLSQVRVPALDRMFNDERQPLLDGIRSLMHDGAIWAIADIYPRPVCDYPHQRDVPFIPNYPEPYLYTYCENQDPNLLVRGARNAPRPPGDDTAVPPPGLDPLRRADPTPITDHTIQLPYGGPVLPPESQPQRHGGQW; encoded by the coding sequence ATGAACCTGCGATCCGTACTGAACCCGTTGTCGACCATGGTGATTCGCGTGGTCCGGGTCGCCACCACGCGCCGGCTGATGTTGTCGGTCGTCGGCCAGCTGCTCCTGGTGGTGCTTGGCGTTGCGTATCTGGCGTTCGGTGCGTTGCGGGCCGACCCGTTCGACCGTCAGATCACCGTCAAGGTGGACCTGGCTGAGTCCGGTGGATTGCTGCCCGGCCAGGACGTCACGGTCCGGGGCATCCCCGTCGGCCGGGTGAAGTCGGTCGACATGTCCGCCAATGGGGTGGTCGCCACGGCGATGATCGACCACAATGCTCGTATTCCTCAGGTCGACACCGCTGTCCGGGTGTCCGGGCTTTCTCCCGCCGGGGAGCAGTACCTGGACTTCGCTCCGCAGCAGACCGACGGTCCGTTTTTGTCGGACGGTGCGGTGATCGACCGCAGTCAGACCGAGATTCCGGTTCCCTTGTGGCGCCTGCTGACCAATGTCGACGGTGTGCTGGCACAGGCCGACCCCGAACAGATCCGATCGGTCATCGACGAACTCGGAGTCAGCGAACAGGGACCGGAGAAACTGCGCGCTCTGTTCAACGGTTCGGCGCTGTTGCTCAACACCCTTGACGGGGTGCTGCCGCAGACCATGACGTTGCTGCGCAGCAGCCGCACAATGTTCAAGATTCTCGATGACTCGTCCGGTGGACTGACCGCCCTGTCACACAATCTGGACGGGACGCTCAGCGGAATCGGCCAGAAAGACGCAGGCATACGAACTCTGCTCGACAAGACCCCGGATCTGCTGAAGACCGTGGATTCCGTCATCGACAACAACTCGCCCACCATGGTGCAGTTGCTCGGCGACCTGACCACGGTGGCTCAACTGTCCCAGGTGCGGGTTCCCGCCCTCGACCGGATGTTCAACGACGAGCGCCAACCACTCCTCGACGGAATCCGTTCCCTGATGCACGACGGCGCCATCTGGGCGATCGCCGATATCTATCCCCGGCCGGTGTGCGACTACCCACATCAACGCGATGTGCCGTTCATCCCGAACTATCCCGAGCCGTACCTGTACACGTACTGCGAGAACCAGGACCCCAACCTCCTGGTCCGAGGCGCCCGCAACGCACCCCGGCCGCCCGGCGACGACACCGCCGTACCCCCGCCGGGGCTGGATCCGCTGCGTCGTGCAGACCCGACGCCCATAACCGACCACACCATCCAACTGCCCTATGGCGGACCGGTTCTGCCACCGGAGTCCCAGCCGCAACGCCACGGTGGACAGTGGTAA
- a CDS encoding MlaD family protein codes for MKTVLHVALGVLMSSALVGCSAGVEELPLPAPGLSGPTYQLDAEFSNALNLPDRAKVRVGGADVGEVIGMSAKDYTAVVQMRILDGIRLPKGTTAELRSATPLGDVFVSLTPPASGSAGRALLADGDRIPQQSTTAAATVEQVLATTSMIVNGGVIRNLTRVLNGVGGALGKEGEGLTSLIHESRALVSTMADRSDEIRTMLAATARLADELNARRDTINEVLDSATPALLTIADNTAAIVDLVNEIGTVTAQLQKFPAIQGTDTRSWIHDLNTLSAAFNEASTDPRVTMANFLRFLPAALKLFGSNAAGADVDLQQVAIGHIPDMNHYADPGFTGPKWANWDNMVGSIRFVLTQLGDRVWGPDRGQIWGPPQ; via the coding sequence ATGAAGACCGTCCTGCACGTTGCGCTCGGGGTCCTGATGTCGAGCGCGCTGGTGGGATGCTCCGCCGGAGTAGAAGAACTGCCGCTGCCGGCCCCCGGGCTCAGTGGGCCGACCTACCAGCTCGATGCGGAGTTCTCCAACGCCCTCAATCTGCCCGACCGGGCCAAGGTGCGCGTCGGCGGCGCCGACGTCGGTGAGGTGATCGGCATGAGTGCGAAGGACTACACCGCCGTCGTGCAGATGCGCATTCTGGACGGTATCCGGTTGCCGAAGGGCACCACCGCCGAATTACGTTCGGCGACACCGCTCGGCGACGTGTTCGTCTCCCTCACCCCGCCGGCATCGGGCTCGGCCGGCAGGGCGCTGCTCGCGGACGGGGACCGAATCCCACAGCAATCCACGACCGCTGCCGCAACCGTCGAGCAAGTGCTGGCCACCACGTCGATGATCGTGAACGGCGGCGTGATCCGGAACCTGACACGGGTGCTCAACGGTGTCGGCGGGGCGCTCGGCAAGGAAGGTGAGGGACTCACCAGCTTGATCCACGAGTCCCGGGCACTGGTCTCCACCATGGCCGACCGCTCCGATGAGATCCGAACCATGCTGGCGGCGACCGCCAGACTGGCCGACGAGCTCAATGCCCGTCGCGACACCATCAACGAGGTACTGGACTCCGCCACGCCGGCGTTGCTGACGATCGCGGACAACACTGCCGCGATCGTGGACCTGGTCAACGAGATCGGTACGGTGACTGCGCAACTGCAGAAGTTCCCGGCCATCCAGGGAACCGACACCCGTAGCTGGATCCACGACCTGAATACCCTGTCGGCCGCCTTCAACGAGGCCTCCACCGACCCCAGGGTGACCATGGCGAACTTCCTGCGGTTTCTGCCGGCGGCACTGAAGTTGTTCGGCAGCAACGCCGCCGGCGCCGACGTCGATCTTCAGCAGGTCGCGATCGGCCACATCCCGGACATGAACCACTACGCCGACCCGGGATTCACCGGGCCGAAGTGGGCCAATTGGGACAACATGGTCGGCTCGATCCGGTTCGTCCTGACCCAGCTCGGCGACCGGGTCTGGGGCCCTGACCGGGGCCAGATCTGGGGGCCGCCGCAATGA
- a CDS encoding MlaD family protein has protein sequence MTRKTALVTVLIVAVALAVTGAYLLRPAPTAPLQFTAQFDNAIGLYVGNDVSVLGMPVGRVTSIDNRGNHVDVGIEVEPGTDIPANVSAVTVGTSILTDRHVELTPAYSGGPLLADNAVLGLQSTRTPVEFDRVLKMVDKLGGAMGGDGQGNGPLADLMSATQAITSTSGPEIKNALAGLSDALRTGADGGAATKQNLEAIVTNLSKLTDGAARNEVQVREFGSYVRQLTDVLAAEGLGRGDTGRQLNDLLIQLNDLLGNNGDKLENSITSSAKLSRALVDYRRELSEVFDVAPLAIDNAAGAIDMQNGMLRVGAHFDNVFFDSSMTKEVCNILGLRQLGCRTGSIRDLGPDFGMTTMLDAMTKLGDR, from the coding sequence ATGACACGCAAGACCGCACTCGTGACGGTACTGATCGTCGCAGTGGCGCTGGCCGTCACGGGCGCCTACCTGCTACGTCCGGCCCCGACGGCGCCACTGCAGTTCACCGCCCAGTTCGACAACGCCATCGGCCTGTACGTCGGTAACGACGTGTCGGTTCTCGGCATGCCGGTCGGGCGGGTGACCTCGATCGACAACCGCGGCAACCACGTCGACGTGGGCATCGAGGTCGAGCCCGGCACCGATATTCCCGCCAACGTCTCCGCGGTCACCGTCGGAACCTCCATCCTCACCGACCGCCACGTCGAACTCACCCCCGCCTACTCTGGAGGACCGCTGCTGGCAGACAACGCCGTGCTGGGACTGCAATCGACCAGAACCCCAGTCGAATTCGATCGGGTCCTGAAGATGGTGGACAAACTCGGCGGCGCGATGGGTGGCGACGGCCAGGGCAACGGACCGCTGGCCGACCTGATGTCGGCCACCCAGGCGATCACCTCCACCAGCGGACCTGAGATCAAGAACGCCCTGGCCGGACTGTCCGATGCGCTGCGCACCGGGGCCGACGGCGGCGCGGCCACCAAGCAGAACCTCGAAGCCATCGTCACCAACCTGAGCAAGCTCACCGACGGCGCGGCCCGCAATGAGGTCCAGGTCCGTGAATTCGGTTCCTACGTCCGGCAACTCACCGACGTGCTGGCAGCCGAGGGCCTCGGTCGCGGTGACACCGGCCGACAGCTCAACGACCTGCTCATCCAGCTCAACGATCTCCTGGGGAACAACGGCGACAAGCTCGAGAACAGCATCACCAGTAGCGCCAAGCTCAGCCGAGCCCTCGTGGACTACCGCCGTGAACTCTCCGAGGTCTTCGACGTGGCACCTCTGGCGATCGACAACGCCGCAGGCGCCATCGACATGCAGAACGGAATGCTGCGCGTCGGCGCCCATTTCGACAATGTGTTCTTCGACAGCTCGATGACCAAGGAAGTCTGCAACATCCTGGGATTGCGCCAATTGGGCTGCCGCACCGGTTCCATCCGCGATCTTGGCCCCGACTTCGGGATGACCACCATGCTCGATGCGATGACGAAGTTGGGGGATCGATGA
- a CDS encoding MCE family protein, whose amino-acid sequence MRRPNRARPRTLEDRNTAVIGTVALLALTVVILASTTLSSMHLGKRTYTAEFLQGASLRSGDQVSIAGVPVGVVSATKLAVNRVVVTMKLNNNIRLGTETKAAIKLTTVLGSRYVELRPKGGGTLADDRIPLAKTSVPYDLQKLLSDSTTTFEDVDAERFATSMQTLSQQLTGVPAVLPDALANIKSLSAIISERRDQISDLLRNTASVAEILGRQQDDLAALVTQGGELIGEIVRRRQSVERLLRAATTLITTAEDVMGADSGYIDKMLADLQQVTSMLGDHDALLRNLFQIMPAAMRNAANATGSGPFLDFMLPGGLMVDSWMCAISGRAEQWKWPERYQYFKDCE is encoded by the coding sequence ATGAGGCGACCCAACCGAGCGCGGCCCCGCACCCTCGAGGACCGCAACACGGCGGTGATCGGCACCGTCGCGCTGCTGGCCCTGACCGTCGTGATCCTCGCGAGCACGACCCTCAGCTCGATGCACCTCGGCAAGCGGACCTACACCGCCGAGTTCCTGCAGGGGGCCAGCCTGCGATCCGGCGACCAGGTCAGCATCGCCGGGGTCCCGGTCGGCGTGGTCAGCGCCACCAAGCTGGCCGTCAACCGAGTCGTCGTGACCATGAAGCTGAACAACAACATTCGCCTGGGCACCGAGACCAAGGCCGCCATCAAACTCACCACGGTGCTGGGCTCACGCTACGTCGAGTTGCGCCCCAAGGGTGGCGGCACACTGGCCGACGACCGAATCCCGCTGGCGAAAACGTCGGTCCCCTACGACCTACAGAAGTTGCTCTCCGATTCGACGACGACGTTCGAGGACGTGGATGCCGAGCGGTTCGCCACGTCGATGCAGACGCTGTCACAGCAACTCACCGGAGTGCCGGCGGTCCTGCCCGATGCGCTCGCCAACATCAAGAGCCTGTCGGCGATCATCTCCGAGCGCCGCGATCAGATCTCCGATCTGCTGCGGAACACCGCGAGTGTGGCCGAGATCCTGGGCCGCCAGCAGGACGATCTGGCAGCGCTCGTCACCCAGGGCGGCGAGCTCATCGGGGAGATCGTCCGACGGCGGCAGAGCGTCGAGCGGCTGCTGCGGGCGGCCACCACCCTGATCACCACGGCCGAAGATGTCATGGGTGCCGACAGCGGATACATCGACAAGATGCTGGCCGACCTCCAACAGGTCACCTCGATGCTCGGCGACCACGATGCCTTGTTGCGCAACCTGTTCCAGATCATGCCGGCGGCGATGCGCAATGCCGCCAATGCCACCGGATCGGGACCGTTCCTCGACTTCATGTTGCCCGGTGGGCTGATGGTGGATTCCTGGATGTGCGCCATCAGCGGGCGCGCCGAGCAGTGGAAGTGGCCGGAGCGCTACCAATACTTCAAGGACTGCGAATGA
- a CDS encoding MCE family protein → MNARARMLVWLAAFMAVCLALTWTILVTLRREVAGDTFTYTAQFTDVTGLREGSDVRVAGVRVGRVDSVTLDDPGSGEASLATVRFRVQRDQPVYGNTKASVVYQNIIGQRYIGLTLADFGRPERLADGAAIPVEHTEPSFDVTNLLNGFEPMFTLLDPTNRGNLSNALINALQGDSDSVVVLVAQTSELARSMAGPDQVLGRVIDSLNAVTENLASRGTQLQTTLGQLRSVIAGLNAHRDELVNSTGSIATVVSRLSAITTATQPELHDLLSREPGMLSTMVAHRDGWATLGSNLPAVLKGLSRITGDSTAMNAMPCDFNFTLFNFLKPIIPTIVNAATPGGQRKYTAKCR, encoded by the coding sequence ATGAACGCGCGCGCCCGCATGTTGGTCTGGCTCGCCGCCTTCATGGCGGTCTGCCTGGCGCTGACCTGGACCATCCTGGTGACGCTGCGCCGGGAGGTTGCCGGCGACACCTTCACCTACACCGCACAGTTCACCGATGTCACCGGGCTCCGGGAAGGCTCAGACGTGCGGGTGGCAGGGGTGCGGGTCGGCCGGGTCGACTCGGTGACGCTCGACGATCCCGGCTCGGGTGAGGCCTCCCTGGCCACGGTCCGGTTCCGGGTGCAGCGCGATCAGCCGGTGTACGGAAACACCAAGGCTTCGGTGGTCTACCAGAACATCATCGGCCAGCGGTACATCGGCCTGACCCTGGCCGACTTCGGCCGTCCCGAGCGGCTTGCCGACGGCGCCGCAATCCCCGTCGAGCACACCGAGCCGTCGTTCGACGTCACCAATCTCCTCAACGGTTTCGAGCCCATGTTCACGCTGCTCGATCCGACGAACCGCGGCAACCTCTCCAACGCGTTGATCAATGCGCTACAAGGGGATTCCGACTCGGTGGTGGTACTGGTGGCGCAGACCTCGGAGCTGGCGCGATCGATGGCCGGTCCGGACCAAGTCCTCGGCCGGGTGATCGACAGCCTCAACGCCGTCACCGAGAATCTGGCCTCCCGTGGCACGCAACTCCAAACCACCCTGGGCCAGCTGCGCTCGGTGATCGCCGGACTCAACGCGCACCGCGACGAGCTGGTGAACTCGACCGGTTCGATCGCCACGGTGGTTTCGCGGCTGTCGGCGATCACCACCGCGACGCAGCCCGAGCTGCACGATCTACTGAGCCGCGAGCCCGGAATGCTCTCGACAATGGTCGCCCACCGCGACGGCTGGGCAACCCTCGGATCAAACCTGCCCGCGGTACTCAAGGGACTGTCGCGCATCACCGGGGACTCCACCGCCATGAACGCGATGCCGTGCGACTTCAATTTCACCCTGTTCAACTTCCTCAAGCCGATCATCCCGACCATCGTCAACGCGGCCACCCCCGGCGGGCAGCGCAAGTACACGGCGAAGTGCAGGTGA
- a CDS encoding MlaD family protein, with product MPNPFELDGRGPSERALVLTCVVFLVICAIAGYLMFAKSTGSLDRRVQIIAHLPSVGDGLPPKSDVKYRGVLVGAVRSVTPALGGGDNIVNIDLRPDYVAHIASTVTARIIPGNAFAVSTVQLVDNDSGGRPIRTGDVIGQDTALPTQLFQTTLAKVRELVAAVGRPSTDHTLGVLRAIADATAGKGPELTSAAQGLNRIVTEMNELRTDDSGPPTLQTWNSALSALSDTAPDLLDSLQNAVKPMRTVAEQHAALANLLTGANHTVGTMRTAMDNHAGELVGITTNLTPVIGVLADRSGKFPAVAVGLNNVVNGFFDEMWTRTNQKVTFTFKLVVALAPLRLYNRADCPVYGELRGPSCQTAPESIPIVDTHGLPDPRAYVPPDGIILPDPANPADEVLHNALQIPPAPEEFVPAPAPADPVPIDVGPPPLPAEQPSGTP from the coding sequence ATGCCGAACCCGTTCGAACTCGACGGCCGCGGGCCCTCCGAACGCGCCCTGGTTCTCACCTGCGTGGTGTTCCTGGTGATATGCGCGATCGCCGGATACCTGATGTTCGCCAAGTCCACCGGATCGCTCGATCGCCGGGTTCAGATCATCGCGCATCTGCCCAGCGTGGGCGACGGGCTGCCGCCGAAGTCGGACGTCAAGTACCGCGGCGTTCTGGTCGGCGCGGTGCGATCCGTCACGCCCGCGCTGGGCGGTGGAGACAACATCGTCAACATCGACCTCCGCCCCGATTACGTTGCCCACATCGCCAGCACCGTGACCGCCCGCATCATCCCCGGCAATGCCTTCGCGGTGTCCACCGTGCAACTGGTGGACAACGACAGCGGGGGCCGGCCGATCCGGACTGGTGACGTCATCGGCCAGGACACCGCACTGCCGACCCAGCTGTTCCAGACCACGCTGGCCAAGGTGCGCGAGCTGGTCGCCGCGGTGGGCCGACCCAGCACCGACCACACCCTGGGGGTGCTGCGCGCCATCGCCGATGCCACCGCCGGTAAGGGACCCGAATTGACCTCGGCGGCACAGGGTCTCAATCGAATCGTGACCGAGATGAACGAGCTGCGCACCGACGACTCCGGCCCGCCCACCCTGCAGACGTGGAACTCCGCGCTCAGTGCCCTTTCGGACACCGCCCCCGATCTACTGGACTCATTGCAGAACGCGGTCAAGCCGATGCGCACCGTGGCCGAACAGCATGCGGCGCTGGCGAATCTGCTGACCGGCGCCAACCACACCGTCGGCACCATGCGCACCGCGATGGACAACCACGCCGGCGAACTGGTGGGCATCACCACCAACCTCACCCCGGTGATCGGGGTGCTCGCCGACCGCTCCGGGAAGTTCCCGGCCGTCGCCGTCGGGTTGAACAACGTGGTCAACGGATTCTTCGACGAAATGTGGACCCGCACCAATCAGAAGGTGACGTTCACGTTCAAGCTCGTCGTCGCGCTTGCGCCGCTGCGGCTGTACAACCGAGCAGATTGCCCGGTCTACGGCGAGCTGCGCGGCCCGAGCTGCCAGACCGCACCCGAGAGCATTCCGATCGTCGACACCCATGGCCTGCCCGACCCTCGCGCCTACGTCCCGCCGGACGGCATCATCCTGCCCGACCCGGCCAATCCGGCCGACGAGGTACTTCACAACGCGCTGCAAATACCACCTGCCCCAGAGGAATTCGTCCCCGCCCCGGCTCCCGCCGACCCGGTGCCCATCGACGTCGGGCCTCCCCCACTGCCCGCCGAACAGCCCTCGGGAACACCATGA
- a CDS encoding ABC transporter permease — translation MAATHVPLGLRPLTTAARTTEYQMARNGHIVAFFFRTLAGIPIVIKKYPREFLRLSSDVTWGNGSIVVGGGTAGVVLVVGAAAGAVVAIEGYNALNLLGLGPATGLLTALATVRELAPMMAALAFAIQAGCRFTAQLGSMRISEEIDALESVAIRPIPYLVTTRVLASAMAVIPLFVVCLALNFVVCQLVVYLASGQASGTYLHYFALMLSGRDMFFAVIKVAVFVAIMSTVQCYYGFYASGGPQGVGIAAGRAMRLSITLMVVTNMMLTMAFWGVDAGGRLGG, via the coding sequence GTGGCCGCCACACACGTTCCTCTCGGCCTGCGCCCGCTGACGACCGCGGCGCGCACCACGGAGTACCAGATGGCCCGCAACGGCCACATCGTCGCGTTCTTCTTCCGTACCCTGGCCGGCATCCCGATCGTGATCAAGAAGTACCCTCGCGAATTCCTGCGGCTGTCTTCGGATGTCACCTGGGGCAACGGTTCGATCGTGGTCGGCGGCGGCACCGCGGGGGTGGTGCTCGTGGTCGGTGCGGCCGCCGGGGCGGTGGTGGCGATCGAGGGGTACAACGCGCTGAACCTGCTCGGGCTGGGACCGGCGACCGGGCTGTTGACCGCGCTGGCCACCGTGCGCGAGCTGGCGCCCATGATGGCCGCGCTGGCATTCGCGATCCAGGCCGGCTGCCGTTTCACCGCGCAACTGGGCTCGATGCGGATCTCCGAGGAGATCGACGCACTGGAATCCGTGGCCATCCGCCCGATCCCCTATCTGGTGACCACCCGGGTGCTGGCGTCGGCGATGGCGGTCATTCCGCTGTTCGTCGTGTGCCTGGCGCTGAACTTCGTGGTGTGTCAGCTCGTGGTCTATCTGGCCAGCGGCCAGGCCTCCGGGACCTACCTGCATTACTTCGCCCTGATGCTCTCAGGCCGCGACATGTTCTTCGCGGTGATCAAGGTGGCGGTGTTCGTGGCAATCATGTCCACGGTGCAGTGCTACTACGGGTTTTACGCCTCCGGCGGCCCACAGGGCGTCGGCATCGCGGCCGGACGCGCCATGCGGTTGTCCATCACGCTGATGGTCGTCACCAACATGATGCTCACGATGGCATTTTGGGGCGTCGACGCCGGCGGAAGGCTGGGCGGCTGA
- a CDS encoding ABC transporter permease, which translates to MTVPHAPSDAETADTAATDQVLRWWWGYLDRHPIASLRTVGGQCILAVRTVQYLFGDLVRGRFPFWEFVEQAVFMARTAVVPTLFIAVPISVTLAVQFSLLAGQLGATALAGAANGLAVIKQGAPLVAAILMAAAVGSAMSADLGARTIRDETDAMEVMGISVIQRLVVPRLAAAVIVSVALTGFTCFIGFLAGYAFTVMLQGGTPGSYTTTFSSFATVDDLVLTLIKAMVFGIIVAVIACYKGLDTRGGPAGVANSVNAAVVQSILLLLLTNTLISQMYLVLFPKTSF; encoded by the coding sequence CTGACCGTGCCACACGCGCCGTCGGACGCAGAGACCGCGGATACCGCAGCGACCGATCAGGTCCTGCGGTGGTGGTGGGGGTACCTGGATCGGCACCCGATCGCCTCGCTGCGCACCGTCGGCGGCCAGTGCATATTGGCGGTCCGCACCGTCCAGTACCTGTTCGGCGATCTGGTGCGGGGCCGCTTCCCGTTCTGGGAGTTCGTCGAACAGGCGGTCTTCATGGCCCGCACCGCCGTGGTGCCGACCTTGTTCATCGCGGTGCCCATCAGCGTCACCCTGGCCGTCCAATTCAGCTTGCTGGCAGGACAACTCGGAGCGACGGCCTTGGCCGGTGCGGCCAACGGCCTGGCGGTGATCAAGCAGGGAGCGCCACTGGTCGCGGCGATCCTGATGGCCGCCGCCGTCGGCTCGGCGATGAGCGCCGACCTCGGTGCACGGACCATCCGCGACGAGACGGACGCGATGGAGGTCATGGGAATCTCGGTGATCCAACGGCTGGTGGTACCCCGCCTTGCCGCTGCGGTGATCGTCTCGGTGGCGCTGACCGGGTTCACCTGCTTCATCGGATTTCTCGCCGGATACGCGTTCACGGTCATGCTGCAGGGCGGCACCCCGGGCAGCTACACCACGACGTTCTCGTCGTTCGCCACGGTCGACGACCTGGTCCTCACATTGATCAAGGCCATGGTGTTCGGCATCATCGTCGCCGTCATCGCCTGTTACAAGGGACTCGACACCAGAGGCGGGCCCGCAGGCGTGGCGAACTCGGTGAATGCCGCTGTCGTCCAATCGATTCTATTATTGCTGCTGACCAACACGCTGATCAGCCAGATGTATCTGGTGCTCTTCCCGAAGACGAGTTTCTGA